From a region of the Citricoccus muralis genome:
- a CDS encoding ubiquinone/menaquinone biosynthesis methyltransferase encodes MSTRQSASENPFSDQTSPDDATAAGGVPADHGAAVSSMFDGIAGRYDLMNLVMTWGQEPRFVRRTVAKAELPDAPVVLDLATGTGDIALEVLRSRYGAQVTGADFAPEMMEVGKRRPGGEQVDWVEADAMDLPFEDNTFDAVTHGYLLRNVADIPTTLAEQFRVLKPGGRMVALETSPAPDNIIKPFSTAYIKYVVPRISRLITRTPDAYEYLSATSRGFKTPAQVQTLLEGAGFEGVGHETHLFGTLAIHWATKPL; translated from the coding sequence GTGAGCACACGCCAGTCAGCCTCAGAGAACCCCTTCTCCGATCAGACGTCGCCGGACGATGCGACGGCGGCGGGCGGGGTACCAGCGGACCACGGGGCCGCGGTCTCCTCGATGTTCGATGGTATCGCCGGCCGCTATGACCTGATGAACCTCGTCATGACCTGGGGCCAGGAGCCGCGCTTCGTCCGGCGCACCGTGGCGAAGGCCGAGCTGCCGGACGCCCCGGTGGTCCTGGACCTGGCCACCGGCACCGGGGATATCGCCCTAGAGGTCCTGCGCTCACGCTATGGAGCCCAGGTGACCGGTGCCGACTTCGCCCCCGAGATGATGGAGGTCGGCAAGCGCCGCCCCGGCGGGGAGCAGGTCGACTGGGTCGAGGCGGATGCCATGGACCTGCCGTTCGAGGACAACACCTTCGATGCCGTCACCCACGGCTACCTGCTGCGCAACGTGGCGGACATCCCCACCACGCTGGCCGAGCAGTTCCGCGTGCTCAAGCCCGGTGGCCGGATGGTCGCCCTGGAGACCTCTCCCGCGCCGGACAACATCATCAAGCCGTTCTCCACGGCGTACATCAAGTATGTGGTGCCGCGGATCTCCCGGCTGATCACCCGCACCCCGGACGCCTACGAGTACCTCTCCGCCACCAGTCGGGGCTTCAAGACCCCTGCCCAGGTCCAGACACTGCTCGAGGGCGCGGGCTTCGAGGGGGTGGGTCACGAAACCCACCTGTTCGGCACGCTCGCGATCCATTGGGCCACCAAACCCCTCTGA
- a CDS encoding DUF421 domain-containing protein has product MDLVLRAAGVYLLLLVVLRLTGKRSMAQVTMFDFIVLLIISEAVSEALLGEDSSLTAAAVVVTTLVLLERLSDYFSWRLPRFKRALESVPVVLVEDGRPLQSIMDRERISAEDVLSAARSTQGLESMDQIKWAVLETSGSISIVPAQQG; this is encoded by the coding sequence ATGGATCTCGTACTTCGAGCTGCCGGGGTATACCTGCTCCTCCTCGTCGTCCTCCGCCTCACCGGCAAGCGATCCATGGCGCAGGTGACGATGTTCGACTTCATCGTCCTGCTCATCATCAGCGAGGCAGTCTCGGAGGCGCTGTTGGGTGAGGATTCCTCCCTGACGGCGGCAGCCGTCGTCGTCACCACGCTGGTCCTCCTGGAGCGGCTCTCTGACTACTTCTCCTGGCGCCTCCCCCGGTTCAAACGGGCGCTCGAGAGCGTGCCGGTCGTGCTCGTGGAGGACGGCCGCCCGCTCCAATCCATCATGGACCGGGAGCGCATCTCAGCAGAGGATGTGCTCAGCGCAGCACGATCGACTCAGGGCCTGGAATCCATGGACCAGATCAAGTGGGCCGTGCTCGAAACCTCCGGCAGCATCAGCATCGTGCCCGCCCAGCAGGGCTAG
- a CDS encoding cation diffusion facilitator family transporter: protein MHNSQKLGWDLPREQREALRKAVHLEWLSLGITACTITLVAFVLGNSQAMKTAWIEDMLSTIPQISFLVSLLAIRRFRQNSRRPYGVHRAAGIGHLVSSVALTLVGGFLAYEAVSGLVTAEHPTVGTVQLFGNTVWLGWIMMGVMAVIAIPPIFLARAKLKVAPILNDKVLFADANMNKADWLTNAASIVGVAGIGLGLWWMDYAAAFVISVDILKDGVQHLRAAVLDLIDRRATTPDNKSPHPAIADAVHALQALPWVDQAGCRVRDLGRRLHIEVFLVPRCGDVSLDQIEEAAEACHSVDWMVWDVVVMPVTRLPDFAQPDFD from the coding sequence ATGCACAACTCACAGAAGCTCGGCTGGGATCTGCCCCGCGAACAGCGGGAGGCTTTGCGCAAGGCGGTGCACCTGGAGTGGCTCAGCCTGGGCATCACGGCATGCACGATCACCCTCGTCGCCTTCGTCCTGGGGAACTCGCAGGCCATGAAGACCGCCTGGATCGAGGACATGCTCTCCACGATCCCGCAGATCTCCTTCCTGGTCTCCCTGCTCGCCATCCGCCGGTTCCGCCAGAACTCGCGGCGCCCCTACGGAGTCCATCGCGCCGCCGGCATCGGCCACCTCGTCTCCTCCGTGGCCCTGACCCTGGTCGGCGGGTTCCTCGCCTACGAGGCTGTCAGTGGCCTGGTGACCGCCGAACACCCCACGGTCGGCACGGTGCAGCTGTTCGGCAACACAGTCTGGCTCGGCTGGATCATGATGGGAGTCATGGCGGTCATCGCCATTCCACCCATCTTCCTGGCCCGCGCCAAGCTGAAGGTCGCTCCGATCCTCAATGACAAGGTGCTCTTCGCCGACGCGAACATGAACAAGGCCGACTGGCTCACCAACGCCGCCTCCATCGTCGGTGTGGCCGGCATCGGCCTCGGCCTGTGGTGGATGGACTACGCAGCAGCCTTCGTCATCTCGGTGGATATCCTCAAGGATGGCGTCCAGCACCTCCGGGCGGCCGTCCTGGATCTGATCGACAGGCGGGCCACCACACCTGACAACAAGAGTCCGCATCCGGCCATTGCCGACGCCGTCCACGCCTTGCAGGCCTTGCCGTGGGTGGATCAGGCTGGCTGCCGCGTGCGGGACCTCGGCCGGCGATTGCACATCGAGGTCTTCCTGGTCCCCCGATGCGGTGACGTCAGCCTGGACCAGATCGAGGAGGCGGCCGAGGCCTGCCATTCAGTGGACTGGATGGTCTGGGATGTGGTCGTCATGCCCGTGACACGGCTACCGGACTTCGCCCAGCCGGACTTCGACTGA